In one window of Paenarthrobacter nicotinovorans DNA:
- a CDS encoding hotdog fold thioesterase encodes MVETTLSGASHHILTNDYASEWMGIEVLKLDDGHATIRMHLRQEMLNGFGMAHGGMIFAFGDTAFALACNPANPTPEEAASITVASGVDINFIKPAYQGQVITAVANRRASTGRSGLYDIQIFAASPDAAPDTPSDAETGELIAEFRGRSRTISKK; translated from the coding sequence ATGGTTGAAACAACCCTCTCCGGTGCATCGCACCACATCCTGACGAACGACTACGCGTCCGAATGGATGGGTATCGAGGTCCTCAAGCTCGACGACGGCCACGCCACGATCCGCATGCACCTCCGGCAGGAGATGCTCAACGGATTCGGCATGGCCCACGGCGGAATGATCTTTGCCTTCGGCGACACCGCCTTCGCACTGGCCTGCAACCCGGCCAACCCGACACCCGAGGAGGCGGCCTCCATCACGGTGGCCTCCGGCGTCGACATCAATTTCATCAAGCCGGCCTACCAGGGCCAGGTGATTACCGCCGTCGCAAACCGCCGCGCAAGCACGGGACGCAGCGGACTGTACGACATCCAGATCTTCGCGGCCTCCCCCGACGCCGCACCGGACACGCCATCCGATGCAGAAACCGGCGAACTCATTGCTGAGTTCCGTGGCCGCAGCCGTACCATCTCCAAGAAGTAG